A single region of the Fusobacterium sp. DD2 genome encodes:
- a CDS encoding PTS sugar transporter subunit IIA — protein sequence MKFSSYLDPQFIFTDLKGENPEEIIVEMVDRIAEKDKKVNASKQLIQDAVIRREREIPTGIGSGIAIPHARIENLNDFIVAIGLLDKPVEGGIAATHLTDQVTLIFLIISDVLKNKNILKVMSAVSKLALRKKELLEKIKKERNPKKVIEYIQEADIEFDHKIVAEDVLSPDVKPATPENTLEEIAKRLILEETSGLPVVDGNGTFLGEITERELIAYGMPDYLSLMKDLNFLTVGEPFEEYLVNESKVTIKDLYRVSKDIVIDKKAPIMEICFIMVNKGITRLYVVDDDGKYYGMIKRSDIIKKVLHI from the coding sequence ATGAAATTTTCTAGTTACTTAGATCCACAATTTATCTTTACCGATTTAAAAGGAGAGAATCCAGAAGAGATAATAGTAGAGATGGTTGATAGGATTGCAGAAAAGGATAAGAAAGTAAATGCGTCAAAGCAACTTATTCAGGATGCGGTAATAAGAAGAGAGAGAGAAATTCCAACAGGTATAGGGAGTGGAATAGCAATACCACACGCAAGAATTGAAAATCTTAACGATTTTATTGTTGCAATTGGTCTGCTAGACAAGCCCGTTGAAGGAGGTATTGCAGCAACACATCTAACTGATCAGGTTACTTTGATATTTTTAATTATTTCAGATGTATTGAAAAATAAAAATATCTTAAAAGTAATGAGTGCTGTATCAAAATTAGCACTTAGAAAGAAAGAGCTTCTTGAAAAGATTAAGAAAGAGAGAAACCCTAAAAAGGTTATCGAGTATATTCAAGAAGCAGATATTGAATTTGATCATAAAATAGTTGCTGAAGATGTGTTAAGTCCAGATGTAAAACCAGCAACACCAGAAAACACACTTGAAGAGATAGCTAAAAGACTTATTCTTGAAGAAACAAGTGGTCTTCCAGTTGTTGATGGAAACGGGACTTTTTTAGGAGAAATTACAGAGAGAGAATTGATAGCATATGGTATGCCAGATTACCTTTCTCTAATGAAAGATTTGAACTTTTTAACAGTTGGAGAACCATTTGAAGAGTATCTAGTTAATGAATCAAAAGTAACAATAAAAGATTTGTATAGAGTTTCAAAGGATATTGTAATAGATAAAAAAGCTCCAATTATGGAAATCTGCTTTATTATGGTAAATAAAGGAATTACAAGACTTTATGTAGTTGATGATGATGGAAAATATTATGGAATGATAAAAAGATCAGATATCATCAAAAAGGTACTACACATATAA